A region from the Leptospirillum ferriphilum ML-04 genome encodes:
- the thrC gene encoding threonine synthase gives MKNEWPGIIQFYREYLPILPQTVPVTLGEGGTPLVPLDRVVEKLGIRLRLYAKVDGQNPTGSFKDRGMTLAVTKARERGAKALICASTGNTSASAAAYGARAGLTVYVVIPEGKIAKGKLAQAVIHNAVVIQIQGLFDEALQVVRDISATHPVALVNSVNPDRLEGQKTVAFEICDVLGHEPNYHFLPVGNAGNITASWMGYREYKMSGKLRDLPRMVGVQAEGAAPIVRGHVVEKPETIASAIRIGNPASWQGALKAASESRGDIIALSDEKILEAYWMLAKEEGVFCEPASAASLAGVIEYARNGRFLSGDVVVCTLTGHGLKDPETALSTPHSEIRVPPGKEAVLRVLGF, from the coding sequence ATGAAAAACGAATGGCCTGGGATTATTCAGTTTTACAGGGAGTATTTGCCGATCCTTCCCCAGACGGTGCCCGTGACTCTGGGAGAAGGCGGTACTCCGTTGGTGCCTCTGGATCGTGTCGTCGAAAAACTGGGGATCCGCCTGCGCCTCTATGCAAAGGTGGACGGCCAAAACCCCACGGGAAGTTTCAAGGACCGGGGAATGACCCTGGCCGTCACAAAAGCTCGGGAACGCGGAGCCAAAGCACTGATCTGCGCATCCACCGGAAATACTTCCGCCTCGGCGGCCGCTTATGGAGCGCGGGCCGGACTCACGGTGTACGTGGTCATTCCGGAAGGAAAAATTGCCAAAGGAAAGCTTGCCCAGGCGGTTATCCACAATGCGGTTGTCATCCAGATCCAGGGTCTTTTTGACGAAGCCTTGCAGGTGGTTCGGGATATTTCCGCAACGCACCCTGTTGCCCTGGTCAATTCGGTCAATCCGGATCGCCTGGAGGGGCAAAAGACGGTCGCTTTCGAGATTTGTGACGTTCTTGGACATGAGCCGAACTACCATTTTCTTCCGGTAGGGAATGCCGGCAACATCACGGCCAGCTGGATGGGGTACCGGGAATACAAGATGTCCGGCAAGCTTCGGGACCTTCCCCGGATGGTCGGGGTTCAGGCAGAGGGAGCCGCCCCTATTGTCCGCGGTCACGTTGTGGAAAAACCGGAAACGATCGCATCCGCAATCCGGATCGGGAATCCCGCATCCTGGCAGGGGGCCCTGAAGGCCGCTTCCGAATCGAGAGGCGACATCATCGCCTTGTCCGATGAAAAAATCCTTGAAGCCTACTGGATGCTCGCAAAAGAAGAGGGGGTTTTCTGCGAACCAGCCTCTGCGGCCTCCCTCGCCGGTGTGATCGAGTATGCCCGAAACGGACGGTTCCTCTCCGGTGATGTTGTCGTCTGCACCCTGACCGGTCACGGACTCAAGGATCCCGAGACGGCCCTCTCCACCCCCCACTCCGAAATCCGGGTTCCTCCAGGAAAAGAGGCGGTCCT